Proteins from one Roseovarius nanhaiticus genomic window:
- the putA gene encoding bifunctional proline dehydrogenase/L-glutamate gamma-semialdehyde dehydrogenase PutA, producing the protein MPYDTESRRAVDLQTYASGPETIERLKAEAGLSPEDRARICARGADLVREIRAQSDPGLMEVFLAEYGLSTDEGIALMCLAEALLRVPDAETIDALIEDKIAPSDWGKHMGHSTSPLVNASTWALMLTGKVLKEDKKGPVGHLRSAIKRMGEPVIRTAVARAMKEMGRNFVLGENIQSAMDRAAKMEKKGFTYSYDMLGEAARTDRDATRYHLSYSRAISAIAQACVHDDIRKNPGISVKLSALHPRYELAQREQVMDILVPRLRSLALLAKSAGMGLNIDAEEADRLAISLDVIETVMSEPALAGWDGFGVVVQAYGQRAGYVLDFLYELAERLDRRIMVRLVKGAYWDTEIKQAQVEGVDGFPVFTSKAGTDVSYIANARKLLSMTDRIYPQFATHNAHTVAAVLDMATDKDKFEFQRLHGMGEALHKIVMERNGTNCRIYAPVGAHRDLLAYLVRRLLENGANSSFVNQIVDEEVAPEIVAADPFIMVEQERVHLPTGPELFLPERINSKGFDLKHQPTLDTIENARAPFATHKWEVGPVLAGEAKPEKPVRVENPADPADTPGMVANASKADVETALSKAEKWEAPYQERAEVLGKIADLYEENFGEIFAILHREAGKSQPDAVAELREAVDFLRYYGANAPQGEAVGTFTCISPWNFPLAIFTGQIAAALAAGNAVLSKPAEQTPIIAHLAVSLMHKAGVPNTVLQLLPGGGEVGAALTSNSRVDGVAFTGSTATAMKIRSAMAKNLAPGAPLIAETGGMNCMIVDSTALPEQAVAAIVESAFQSAGQRCSALRCLYVQEDIVEDFSRMLIGAMEALNIGMPWDLSTDCGPVIDETARAGISEHIQQARAEGRLIHELKTPNSGTYIAPTLIKVRSVGDLEREIFGPVLHMATFGATEIDTVIDEINSTGYGLTFGLMTRIDDRVQYVTERVQAGNIYVNRNQIGAIVGSQPFGGEGLSGTGPKAGGPHYLARFTAHPAPKAGDDWEGVMKPKEIQAILDKSKGVVLPPREDMLMPGPTGESNRLTSHARKPLLCMGPGREAAQAQARAVSGLGGLAVEATGTVPPEALTSLTGFSGALYWGDAEMARPYAKALSERTGPILPLITGLPDAGYILNERHVCVDTTAAGGNAALLGGTS; encoded by the coding sequence ATGCCATATGATACTGAATCGCGCCGCGCAGTCGACCTGCAGACCTACGCAAGCGGGCCCGAGACGATAGAGCGTCTCAAGGCCGAAGCCGGTCTCAGCCCCGAGGATCGCGCCCGCATCTGCGCCCGCGGCGCCGATCTGGTGCGCGAGATCCGCGCGCAGTCCGATCCCGGCCTGATGGAAGTTTTCCTGGCGGAATACGGTCTTTCGACCGATGAGGGCATCGCGCTGATGTGCCTGGCCGAGGCGCTTTTGCGCGTGCCCGATGCCGAGACGATCGACGCCCTGATCGAGGACAAGATCGCCCCCAGCGACTGGGGCAAGCATATGGGGCATTCCACCTCGCCGCTGGTGAACGCGTCGACATGGGCGCTTATGCTGACGGGCAAGGTTCTGAAAGAAGACAAAAAGGGTCCCGTTGGCCATCTGCGCAGCGCGATCAAACGCATGGGCGAGCCGGTGATCCGCACCGCCGTGGCCCGCGCGATGAAGGAAATGGGCCGCAACTTCGTCTTGGGCGAGAACATCCAGAGCGCGATGGACCGCGCCGCCAAGATGGAGAAAAAGGGCTTTACCTACTCCTACGACATGCTGGGCGAGGCGGCGCGCACCGACCGCGACGCGACACGCTATCATCTCAGCTACAGCCGCGCGATCAGCGCCATTGCGCAGGCCTGTGTGCATGACGACATTCGCAAAAACCCCGGCATTTCGGTCAAGCTGTCGGCGCTGCACCCACGCTATGAGTTGGCCCAGCGCGAGCAGGTGATGGACATCCTCGTGCCGCGTCTGCGCAGCCTTGCCTTGCTGGCGAAGTCCGCTGGCATGGGCCTGAACATTGACGCCGAGGAGGCCGACCGCCTCGCCATCTCGCTCGACGTGATCGAGACGGTGATGAGCGAGCCGGCACTGGCGGGCTGGGACGGTTTCGGCGTGGTCGTGCAGGCCTATGGCCAGCGCGCGGGCTATGTTCTGGATTTCCTTTACGAGCTGGCCGAGCGGCTGGACCGCCGCATCATGGTGCGCCTCGTCAAGGGCGCCTATTGGGATACCGAGATCAAGCAGGCGCAGGTCGAGGGCGTAGACGGCTTTCCGGTCTTTACCTCCAAGGCGGGCACGGATGTCAGCTATATCGCCAACGCGCGCAAGCTCTTGTCGATGACCGATCGCATCTATCCGCAATTCGCCACGCATAACGCGCATACCGTTGCCGCAGTGCTGGACATGGCGACCGACAAGGACAAGTTCGAATTCCAGCGCCTGCACGGCATGGGCGAGGCGCTGCACAAGATCGTCATGGAGCGCAACGGCACGAACTGCCGTATCTACGCCCCCGTCGGCGCGCATCGCGATCTTCTGGCCTATCTGGTGCGCCGCCTCTTGGAAAACGGCGCCAACTCCAGCTTCGTGAATCAGATCGTCGACGAAGAGGTGGCGCCCGAAATCGTCGCCGCCGACCCGTTCATCATGGTCGAGCAGGAGCGCGTCCACCTGCCCACCGGCCCCGAGCTGTTCCTGCCCGAGCGCATCAACTCCAAGGGCTTCGACCTCAAGCATCAGCCGACGCTCGATACCATCGAGAATGCGCGCGCGCCTTTTGCCACCCACAAGTGGGAGGTCGGCCCCGTTCTGGCCGGTGAGGCCAAACCCGAAAAGCCCGTACGCGTCGAGAACCCGGCGGATCCGGCAGACACTCCCGGCATGGTGGCAAATGCCAGCAAGGCGGATGTGGAAACCGCCCTTTCCAAGGCCGAAAAGTGGGAGGCGCCCTATCAGGAACGCGCCGAGGTTCTGGGCAAGATCGCCGACCTCTACGAGGAAAACTTTGGCGAGATCTTTGCCATCCTGCACCGCGAGGCCGGCAAATCACAGCCCGATGCGGTGGCCGAGCTACGCGAGGCCGTCGATTTCCTGCGCTATTATGGCGCCAACGCGCCTCAGGGAGAGGCTGTGGGCACATTCACCTGCATCAGCCCGTGGAACTTTCCGCTGGCGATTTTCACCGGCCAGATCGCGGCAGCATTGGCCGCCGGTAACGCAGTGCTGTCCAAACCGGCCGAGCAGACGCCGATCATCGCGCATCTCGCCGTGAGCCTCATGCACAAGGCGGGCGTGCCGAACACGGTTTTGCAGCTGCTGCCCGGCGGCGGCGAAGTGGGCGCAGCCCTGACAAGCAACAGCCGTGTCGACGGCGTGGCCTTTACCGGCTCGACCGCGACGGCGATGAAGATCCGCAGCGCCATGGCGAAAAACCTGGCCCCCGGCGCGCCGCTGATCGCGGAAACCGGCGGCATGAATTGCATGATCGTCGATAGCACCGCCCTGCCCGAACAGGCCGTGGCCGCCATTGTCGAATCCGCGTTCCAATCCGCGGGTCAGCGCTGCTCGGCGCTGCGCTGCCTTTACGTGCAGGAGGATATTGTCGAGGATTTCAGCCGCATGCTGATCGGCGCCATGGAGGCGCTGAACATCGGCATGCCGTGGGATCTGAGCACCGATTGCGGCCCCGTCATCGACGAAACAGCCCGCGCGGGTATCTCCGAGCATATTCAGCAGGCCCGCGCCGAGGGGCGGCTGATCCACGAGCTAAAAACGCCCAATTCCGGCACTTATATCGCGCCTACGCTGATCAAGGTGCGTAGCGTTGGTGATCTTGAGCGCGAGATTTTTGGCCCGGTCCTGCATATGGCGACCTTCGGCGCGACCGAGATCGACACGGTGATCGACGAGATCAACAGCACCGGCTACGGGCTGACCTTCGGCCTGATGACCCGGATCGACGACCGCGTGCAATATGTGACCGAGCGAGTGCAGGCGGGCAATATCTACGTCAACCGCAACCAAATCGGCGCCATCGTGGGCAGTCAGCCCTTCGGCGGCGAAGGCCTGTCGGGTACCGGCCCCAAGGCGGGCGGCCCACACTACCTGGCGCGCTTCACCGCGCATCCGGCGCCCAAGGCGGGCGACGATTGGGAAGGCGTGATGAAGCCCAAGGAAATCCAGGCGATCCTGGATAAATCCAAGGGCGTCGTACTGCCCCCGCGCGAGGACATGCTGATGCCGGGGCCGACGGGCGAATCGAACCGCCTGACCAGCCACGCGCGCAAGCCGCTGCTTTGCATGGGTCCGGGCCGCGAGGCGGCCCAAGCGCAGGCGCGCGCTGTCTCGGGTCTGGGCGGTCTGGCCGTCGAGGCGACGGGCACCGTCCCGCCCGAGGCGCTCACCTCACTCACCGGCTTTTCCGGCGCGCTCTACTGGGGCGACGCCGAAATGGCGCGCCCCTATGCAAAGGCACTGAGCGAGCGGACGGGCCCGATCCTGCCGCTGATCACCGGGTTGCCCGATGCGGGCTATATCCTGAACGAGCGTCACGTCTGCGTCGACACCACGGCGGCGGGCGGTAATGCCGCGCTCTTGGGCGGCACGAGCTGA
- a CDS encoding Lrp/AsnC family transcriptional regulator, with protein MQTELDKFDKAILRVLATEGRISITDLAQRIGLSKSPTQARLRRLETGGVISGYRAMIDPIRLGLDHVSFVEVRLTDTREAALDEFNAAVRLIPEIEQVHLIAGNFDYLMKVRTRSMNDYRQMLAHRISTLPHVAGTSTYVAMQAVKENAPEDVL; from the coding sequence ATGCAAACCGAATTGGATAAGTTCGACAAGGCAATCCTGCGCGTTCTCGCAACCGAGGGTCGCATCAGTATCACGGATCTCGCGCAGCGAATCGGTTTGTCCAAATCGCCAACACAGGCGCGATTGCGCCGTCTGGAAACGGGTGGTGTGATTTCGGGGTATCGCGCCATGATCGACCCTATTCGGCTTGGCCTGGATCATGTCAGCTTCGTCGAGGTGCGCCTGACCGACACGCGCGAGGCCGCACTTGACGAGTTCAATGCAGCAGTCCGCCTGATCCCCGAAATCGAGCAGGTTCATTTGATTGCCGGGAATTTCGACTACCTTATGAAGGTGCGGACGCGCAGCATGAACGATTATCGCCAGATGCTGGCGCACCGCATCTCCACCCTGCCGCATGTGGCCGGGACCAGTACCTATGTCGCCATGCAGGCGGTCAAGGAAAACGCGCCGGAGGATGTCTTGTGA
- a CDS encoding tetratricopeptide repeat protein — MKSLVFALTLLGTAATAQTCPPAPDHSAALTALIEEARAAPDRQAGMIVSDKMWALWTEAPDARAQELLDEGMERRQSYDYDGAMTAFEALVDYCPDYAEGYNQRAFIRYLREEFEAALPDLDAALARTPRHVAALTGKALTLVALGRNGEAALALRAALDMNPWLSERALLPVLEQGEDAL, encoded by the coding sequence GTGAAATCGCTCGTCTTTGCCTTGACGCTCCTCGGCACAGCCGCCACGGCCCAAACCTGCCCGCCTGCACCTGATCATTCCGCCGCCCTCACCGCGCTGATCGAGGAGGCGCGCGCCGCACCTGATCGCCAGGCGGGCATGATCGTGTCGGACAAGATGTGGGCGCTCTGGACAGAGGCGCCCGACGCCCGCGCGCAGGAGCTGCTGGACGAGGGGATGGAACGGCGCCAATCCTACGACTACGACGGTGCCATGACCGCATTTGAGGCGCTGGTGGATTATTGTCCGGATTACGCCGAAGGCTATAACCAGCGCGCCTTCATCCGCTACCTGCGCGAGGAGTTCGAGGCGGCCCTGCCAGATCTCGACGCTGCGCTCGCGCGTACGCCGCGCCATGTGGCCGCCCTCACGGGCAAGGCGCTGACGCTGGTTGCCCTTGGACGCAATGGCGAGGCGGCGCTGGCGCTGCGCGCCGCGCTGGACATGAATCCGTGGCTGTCCGAACGCGCGCTGCTTCCGGTGCTGGAGCAGGGCGAAGATGCCCTTTGA
- a CDS encoding glycosyltransferase family 2 protein: MAEPRITIVTVAYNSADVLPSMLESVPSGAPVIIVDNASRDREALRALAARYANVTLIENAENEGFGRACNIGAAAAHTEFVMFLNPDTTCLDDTLDALTTAADAHPDAPAFNPLIVDDAWRAHLKRRSDLDPRAGTLAKGDPGGDVALPVLSGAALMVRRDIFERIGGFDPAIFLFFEDDDLSVRLAKHGPLMLAHSAIVRHFGGTSSSPSRVGERIKNWHWGWSQVYAVRKHRGPGACARPIAKALLRAASPATLLSGVRRRKYGARLTGMWAALRMRDAKM; the protein is encoded by the coding sequence ATGGCTGAGCCGCGCATCACCATCGTCACGGTCGCCTATAACAGCGCCGATGTGCTTCCATCCATGCTGGAGTCGGTGCCAAGCGGCGCGCCGGTCATCATCGTGGACAACGCCTCGCGCGACCGCGAGGCGCTGCGCGCATTGGCGGCGCGATACGCGAATGTGACGCTGATCGAGAACGCGGAAAACGAAGGGTTCGGGCGCGCCTGCAATATCGGCGCGGCGGCCGCGCACACGGAATTCGTGATGTTCCTCAATCCCGATACGACCTGCCTTGACGATACGCTGGACGCGCTCACCACGGCGGCGGACGCCCATCCGGATGCGCCCGCTTTCAATCCTCTCATCGTGGATGATGCGTGGCGTGCGCATCTGAAACGGCGCAGCGATCTCGATCCGCGCGCGGGCACGCTGGCCAAGGGCGATCCCGGCGGCGATGTCGCGCTGCCGGTGCTGTCGGGCGCGGCATTGATGGTGCGCCGCGACATCTTCGAACGCATCGGCGGCTTCGATCCGGCGATTTTCCTCTTCTTCGAGGATGACGATCTGAGCGTTCGGCTGGCCAAACATGGTCCGCTGATGCTGGCGCATAGTGCGATCGTGCGGCATTTCGGCGGCACATCCTCCTCTCCCAGCCGCGTGGGCGAGCGGATCAAGAACTGGCATTGGGGCTGGTCGCAGGTCTATGCGGTGCGCAAGCATCGCGGACCGGGCGCATGCGCCCGGCCCATCGCCAAGGCGCTGTTGCGTGCGGCCTCGCCCGCGACGTTGCTATCGGGGGTGCGGCGGCGCAAATACGGCGCGCGCCTTACGGGGATGTGGGCCGCGCTGCGGATGCGGGACGCCAAGATGTGA
- a CDS encoding glycosyltransferase family 25 protein: protein MDLDCFIIHLARATERAAQVAATQAALPLRCHVLPAVDGQSMSAAEARAYQPGLLAPPYPFDLRASEVATFHSHRAAWQRIVDGALPAALIIEDDLEIDTDVFLPALDLACTHMRGGDFVRFPIKPREDAGTQIAHRGAVRLGCHDAVALGMVAQLVTLKAAQRLLDATERFDRPVDTFLQMTWVHGVRILTAWPTGIEEVSARLGGSLIQRKEGALQKLRREVLRPIYRRRIAAMARKHPNG from the coding sequence TTGGATCTCGATTGCTTCATCATTCATCTGGCCCGTGCGACCGAGCGCGCGGCCCAAGTCGCTGCGACCCAAGCCGCGTTGCCGCTCCGCTGTCATGTGCTGCCCGCGGTAGATGGCCAGAGCATGAGCGCCGCCGAGGCGCGCGCCTACCAGCCTGGCCTGCTGGCGCCGCCCTACCCCTTTGATCTGCGCGCGTCCGAGGTGGCGACGTTCCACAGCCACCGCGCCGCGTGGCAACGCATCGTCGACGGGGCCCTGCCCGCCGCGCTGATCATCGAGGACGATCTGGAGATCGATACGGACGTGTTCCTGCCCGCGTTGGATCTGGCCTGCACCCATATGCGCGGCGGAGATTTCGTGCGTTTTCCGATCAAGCCGCGCGAGGATGCGGGCACCCAGATCGCACATCGCGGCGCGGTGCGGCTGGGCTGCCATGACGCCGTGGCGCTCGGCATGGTGGCACAGCTTGTCACCCTCAAAGCCGCGCAAAGACTGCTGGATGCAACCGAGCGGTTCGACCGCCCGGTCGATACGTTCCTGCAGATGACATGGGTGCATGGCGTGCGTATTCTCACCGCCTGGCCCACCGGAATCGAGGAGGTGTCGGCACGCCTTGGCGGCAGCCTGATCCAGCGCAAGGAGGGCGCGCTGCAAAAGCTGCGGCGCGAGGTGCTGCGCCCGATCTATCGCCGACGCATCGCGGCCATGGCGCGAAAGCACCCCAATGGCTGA
- a CDS encoding alginate O-acetyltransferase AlgX-related protein, which translates to MYSARLSLFAAIAGVILVALPAANVASRAVIGAGLMPDELRDLWSLDRIEGNLGYLAMTRLDRSLFPGRVRAGRDGYLFLGDDDGAVMAKATGTWPVPEGLVAAQAEQLTRVQARVEGSGARFLAVIAPNKHSIYPEMLPEDAAPAPRTVTDDLAEATVARDVPLLDLRGALRSAKDDVQAYMFTDTHWTRAGAAASYDAIMARLGAETVEYDLERISIPAGDLTRLLKMQALYPADSDTDYRIDFAASPEICAAKIGLVSGEEGPCEPHGTAEISAMQKVMRVSRNAAAPNPETVLMLCDSFCTASSALFNASFAELYRVHWKFIDDAALDSYLSRLDPDIVILQMVERDALSLGLGR; encoded by the coding sequence ATGTATAGCGCCAGACTGAGCCTCTTCGCCGCCATCGCCGGGGTCATCCTCGTCGCGCTGCCCGCCGCGAATGTCGCCTCGCGCGCCGTGATCGGCGCGGGCCTCATGCCGGACGAGTTGCGCGATCTGTGGTCGCTGGACCGGATCGAAGGCAATCTGGGCTATCTGGCGATGACCCGGCTCGACCGGTCGCTCTTTCCGGGGCGGGTGCGCGCGGGGCGCGACGGGTATCTCTTTCTGGGCGATGACGATGGCGCGGTGATGGCCAAGGCAACTGGCACCTGGCCGGTGCCCGAAGGGCTGGTGGCGGCGCAGGCGGAACAGCTGACGCGGGTGCAGGCACGGGTGGAGGGTTCGGGCGCACGCTTTCTGGCGGTGATCGCGCCGAACAAGCATTCGATCTACCCCGAGATGCTGCCCGAGGATGCGGCCCCCGCGCCGCGCACCGTCACCGACGATCTGGCCGAGGCGACTGTTGCGCGGGACGTGCCGCTGCTGGACCTGCGAGGGGCGCTGCGCAGCGCCAAGGATGACGTACAGGCCTATATGTTCACCGACACCCACTGGACCCGCGCCGGCGCCGCCGCCAGCTATGACGCGATCATGGCCCGACTGGGCGCCGAGACGGTGGAATACGATCTGGAGCGCATCAGCATCCCGGCGGGCGACCTGACGCGCCTTTTGAAGATGCAGGCGCTTTATCCGGCGGATTCGGACACGGACTATCGGATCGACTTCGCGGCCTCGCCCGAGATATGCGCCGCGAAGATCGGGCTTGTATCCGGCGAGGAAGGGCCCTGCGAGCCCCACGGGACCGCCGAGATATCGGCGATGCAGAAGGTGATGCGCGTCAGCCGCAATGCGGCCGCGCCAAACCCCGAGACGGTGCTGATGCTTTGCGACAGTTTCTGCACCGCGTCCTCCGCGCTTTTCAACGCGAGCTTTGCCGAGCTCTACCGCGTGCATTGGAAATTCATCGATGATGCCGCGCTGGACAGCTACCTGAGCCGGCTCGACCCCGACATCGTCATCCTCCAGATGGTCGAGCGGGACGCACTGTCACTGGGACTCGGGCGATAG
- a CDS encoding MBOAT family O-acyltransferase: MLFSSPEFIFAFLPPSLLGYFAIARLLGGRASLGWLVLCSLFFYGYWRLEYLPLLIGSILGNYAIAAAIQAQQGTRRGGFAILIAGIAANLALLGYFKYAGFFAETANAALGTGITVPQLVLPLAISFFTFQQITYLVDSYKREAVRGSLLHYAVFVTFFPQLIAGPIVHHKEMMPQFARAAILRLRSKNLLAGLIIFGLGLFKKIGIADSFAVWADAGYADHTQLTVLDAWITTFSYTFQLYFDFSGYTDMAIGAARMFGIRLPLNFLSPYKAVSIQDFWRRWHITLSRFLRDYLYIPLGGSRRREGRVMANLMITFLLGGLWHGAGWTFILWGGIHGAALVIHRIWARAGLRLPRVIGWLLTFAVVHLSWVFFRATDLAQALDILSIMFGLDPAAMAGPRHVVIEGARTAGRYLLLALIGVLILPNTYQFTRDVRPLYKTLVGAVLFGAGCILMLVSRSDVFLYFNF, encoded by the coding sequence GTGCTTTTCAGCTCTCCAGAATTCATCTTTGCGTTCCTACCCCCCAGCCTGCTGGGCTATTTTGCCATCGCGCGGCTACTCGGCGGAAGGGCAAGCCTTGGCTGGCTGGTGCTCTGCTCACTCTTTTTCTACGGCTATTGGCGGCTTGAGTATCTGCCGCTTTTGATCGGCTCGATCCTGGGCAACTATGCCATCGCCGCCGCGATTCAGGCGCAGCAGGGCACGCGGCGCGGGGGATTTGCGATCCTGATCGCTGGCATCGCGGCCAATCTCGCGCTGCTGGGATACTTCAAGTATGCCGGCTTTTTCGCCGAAACGGCGAACGCCGCCCTCGGAACCGGCATCACCGTGCCACAGCTCGTCCTGCCGCTGGCAATCTCATTCTTCACGTTTCAGCAGATCACCTATCTGGTGGACAGCTACAAGCGCGAGGCCGTGCGCGGCAGCCTGCTGCATTACGCCGTCTTCGTGACATTCTTTCCCCAGCTGATCGCCGGGCCGATCGTGCACCACAAGGAAATGATGCCGCAATTCGCGCGCGCCGCCATCTTGCGCCTGCGCTCGAAGAACCTGCTGGCGGGCCTGATCATCTTCGGCCTCGGGCTTTTCAAGAAGATCGGGATCGCCGATAGCTTCGCCGTCTGGGCCGATGCGGGCTATGCAGATCACACGCAGCTGACCGTTCTGGATGCGTGGATCACCACGTTTTCCTATACGTTCCAGCTCTATTTCGATTTTTCCGGCTATACCGATATGGCCATCGGCGCCGCGCGCATGTTCGGCATCCGCCTGCCGCTGAACTTCCTGTCGCCCTACAAGGCCGTCTCGATCCAGGATTTCTGGCGGCGCTGGCATATCACGCTGTCGCGCTTCCTGCGCGATTATCTCTATATTCCGCTCGGCGGCAGTCGCCGGCGCGAGGGGCGCGTGATGGCGAACCTGATGATCACCTTCCTGCTGGGCGGGCTTTGGCACGGGGCCGGCTGGACCTTCATCCTGTGGGGCGGGATCCATGGCGCGGCGCTGGTCATACACCGCATCTGGGCCCGCGCGGGGCTGCGCCTGCCGCGCGTCATCGGCTGGCTGCTGACCTTTGCGGTGGTCCATCTGTCATGGGTGTTCTTCCGTGCGACGGACCTGGCGCAGGCGCTGGATATCCTGAGCATCATGTTCGGCCTCGATCCCGCCGCGATGGCAGGCCCGCGCCATGTGGTGATCGAAGGCGCCAGAACCGCGGGTCGGTATCTCTTGCTTGCGCTGATCGGCGTGCTGATCCTGCCCAATACCTACCAGTTCACGCGCGACGTCCGCCCGCTTTACAAGACGCTGGTGGGCGCAGTCCTCTTTGGCGCAGGCTGTATCCTGATGCTGGTGTCGCGCAGCGATGTCTTTCTCTATTTCAACTTCTGA
- a CDS encoding winged helix-turn-helix domain-containing protein: MGAARRLDNRTARHLWLAAHGLSQAGTGRPDVMALIRQIGFLQIDTIRNVTRAHNHILWSRNPNYREGMLWPLLGRDLFEHFTHDASLIPMEVLPLWQRQFARLGAKAAQAEWFQSGLARAEIDTIRARIEAEGPLSTHAFDTKATSREMWARPPHKKALDQMWYAGDLATAKRENFVKFYDLGHRVFPSQLMGGPEDSEAVDALCDMALDRLGIATCGEVQRFWAAMSAEEARGWADRRQPEEVQVMGADGTARTAYAAPDLDARLAELAPPTGRLRILNPFDPAVRDRARLARLFGFEYVNEMFVPAAKRRWGYYVYPLLEGDRFVGRAELKADRAAGWLRVIGLWPEPGTRWGGPRTARFEAELARLARMIGVADLQWQVRPPV; encoded by the coding sequence ATGGGCGCGGCGCGGCGGCTGGACAACCGGACGGCGCGGCATCTGTGGCTGGCCGCGCATGGCCTCAGCCAAGCTGGCACCGGGCGACCCGATGTCATGGCGCTGATCCGGCAGATCGGATTTCTGCAGATCGACACCATCCGCAACGTGACGCGTGCGCATAATCACATCCTCTGGTCGCGCAATCCCAATTACCGCGAGGGGATGCTGTGGCCGCTGCTGGGGCGTGATCTGTTCGAGCATTTCACCCACGATGCCTCGCTGATTCCAATGGAGGTGCTGCCGCTGTGGCAGCGGCAGTTCGCGCGGCTGGGCGCCAAGGCTGCGCAGGCCGAGTGGTTTCAATCGGGTCTCGCCCGCGCCGAGATCGACACCATTCGCGCCCGGATCGAGGCGGAGGGGCCGCTATCCACGCATGCATTCGACACCAAGGCGACGAGCCGCGAGATGTGGGCGCGCCCACCGCACAAGAAGGCGCTCGACCAGATGTGGTATGCAGGCGATCTGGCCACCGCCAAGCGCGAGAATTTTGTGAAATTCTACGATCTGGGGCACCGCGTTTTCCCGTCGCAACTGATGGGCGGGCCGGAGGATTCCGAGGCCGTAGATGCGCTCTGCGACATGGCGCTGGACCGGCTGGGCATCGCGACCTGCGGCGAGGTGCAACGCTTCTGGGCCGCCATGAGCGCTGAGGAGGCGCGCGGCTGGGCCGATCGCAGGCAGCCCGAAGAGGTGCAGGTCATGGGTGCGGACGGCACGGCGCGCACGGCTTATGCGGCGCCTGATCTGGATGCGCGGCTAGCGGAGCTTGCACCGCCCACCGGGCGTCTGCGCATCCTCAATCCGTTTGATCCCGCAGTGCGCGACCGGGCGCGGCTGGCCCGCCTTTTCGGCTTTGAGTACGTCAACGAAATGTTCGTACCTGCCGCCAAGCGGCGTTGGGGCTATTACGTCTATCCGCTCCTTGAGGGCGACCGCTTTGTCGGGCGGGCCGAGTTGAAGGCCGACCGGGCGGCAGGCTGGCTGCGCGTCATCGGCCTATGGCCCGAGCCGGGCACACGCTGGGGCGGGCCGCGCACAGCCCGGTTTGAGGCCGAACTGGCCCGTCTGGCGCGGATGATCGGCGTCGCGGATCTGCAATGGCAGGTGCGCCCGCCCGTCTAG
- the panB gene encoding 3-methyl-2-oxobutanoate hydroxymethyltransferase, with protein sequence MSATARKTAPLPSDIRAMKGSAPIVSLTAYTTPMARMMDAHCDFVLVGDSVGMVLHGLTSTTGVTMEMMILHGQAVARGLDKAMMVIDMPFGTYEEDPAHAMRNAVRLMRETGAAAVKLEGGAHMAETIAFLTARGVPVMAHIGLTPQSVGTLGGYKVQGRGHSARLLSEDARAVTEAGAFAVVIEKVPAGLADRITADIAIPTIGIGASAGCDGQVLVVDDMLGLFTAFKPKFVKRYATLGEDGEAAIKAYAAEVRARTFPAAEHLFADETPKA encoded by the coding sequence ATGAGCGCCACCGCCCGCAAGACCGCCCCGCTTCCCTCCGATATCCGCGCCATGAAGGGCAGCGCGCCCATCGTCAGCCTTACGGCCTATACCACGCCGATGGCGCGCATGATGGATGCGCACTGCGATTTCGTCCTTGTCGGCGACAGCGTGGGCATGGTGTTGCACGGCCTCACCTCGACGACGGGCGTGACGATGGAGATGATGATCCTGCATGGCCAGGCCGTGGCTCGCGGGCTGGACAAGGCGATGATGGTCATCGACATGCCCTTCGGCACCTACGAAGAGGATCCCGCCCACGCAATGCGCAATGCCGTGCGGCTGATGCGCGAGACGGGCGCGGCGGCGGTCAAGCTGGAGGGTGGTGCGCATATGGCCGAGACGATCGCCTTTCTCACCGCTCGCGGCGTGCCCGTGATGGCCCATATCGGCCTGACGCCCCAGTCGGTCGGCACGCTGGGCGGCTACAAGGTGCAAGGGCGCGGCCACAGCGCGCGCCTGCTCAGCGAGGATGCCCGCGCGGTGACCGAGGCGGGCGCCTTTGCCGTCGTGATCGAAAAGGTGCCGGCAGGCCTCGCCGACCGGATCACAGCCGATATCGCGATCCCCACCATTGGCATCGGCGCCTCGGCGGGCTGCGATGGTCAGGTGCTGGTGGTCGATGACATGCTGGGCCTCTTCACTGCGTTCAAACCGAAATTCGTCAAACGCTATGCCACGCTCGGCGAGGATGGCGAGGCCGCGATCAAAGCCTATGCCGCCGAGGTGCGCGCCCGCACATTTCCCGCGGCCGAGCATCTTTTTGCCGATGAGACGCCCAAAGCATGA